The DNA sequence CCCAAGGCCTTTCCGGCTACCTATCACTTGGGATCAGCTGCACCCAGAACAAGAAGTCTCCCCCCACCGCGCCGGGGACGTCGCGGGCCACCGGGGAAAGCTTGCTACTGTAGTTTTCGGGGGGCTTCGGCTAGGATGGTCTTCGCGATATCCCATTGGTTCTCTACCCTATGCATCGACGACTCCTATACACCTCACAAAGAACACGACTTCTATTTGCGAGACCGCTTCCAGTCTCCGCGCCGCGGAGCAGGCGGTCGTTCGGCTACGTGAGCCGGCGGCTTGCTGGGAGAGGGATCACCAATTTTTGATCCACACCTCTTCGGCATGGTCGTCTTTCCCGGCGTAGGAGAAGAGCAGGTAGGAGCCGCGGTTGGTTTCGTCGTTCACTCCAAAGCTGTTTCCGGGATAGGCCTGACTCTGGTTTTCCCGGTTTTGGTAGTTCCAGGGCTGGCTCCACCCATCCACCAACTGGAAGGAGTTGGACAGGGTGCCGACTACCAGGCCGAGATTCCCCCCGCGGTAGGCCGGTTTGGGAGCTTCTCCCGGCACGATTTCGGGGAGGTAGGCGGTCTGGCCGGTATCCGTCAGGCCATCCAGCGGTGCTTCATCGCCTGTGAGGGCGGCATACAAGTACTCCTGAGGAGGGAGGCTGCTGAATGTCCCGGCCGGGTAGGGGAACTCCCCTTGGTCTCGGTAGTAGGCTTGGAGGCCCATCTGAATAGCTTTCAGTTGGGTTTCGGTTTTGCCGGCCGCCGTCCGCTGCTGCGCGATGCTGACCCCCCCGATGGTCAGCCCCACCAAGACCAGCACGATGGAGATGACCACGATCAGCTCGATCAGGGTGAAGCCGGCTTGGCGGCGGAGGGGAGGGGAGGCAGGGGCGATCACGAGAGCGGAAGAGGGCTTGGTAGGAAGAGGCTTACTGGCCGAGTTCTTGGATGATGGTCAGGAGCGGCATGAAGAGCGCTAGCACGATGGTGCCGACGACGAGCGCCAAGAACACGATCATGATGGGCTCCAGCAGGGAGGTGAGCGCGGAGACCGCGTTGTCCACTTCATCGTCGTAGACATCCGCCACTTTCATGAGCATGTCCGGCAGTTGCCCGGTCTCTTCCCCGACGTCCACCATGCTGATGACGATGGGGGGGAA is a window from the Verrucomicrobiota bacterium genome containing:
- a CDS encoding prepilin-type N-terminal cleavage/methylation domain-containing protein, giving the protein MIAPASPPLRRQAGFTLIELIVVISIVLVLVGLTIGGVSIAQQRTAAGKTETQLKAIQMGLQAYYRDQGEFPYPAGTFSSLPPQEYLYAALTGDEAPLDGLTDTGQTAYLPEIVPGEAPKPAYRGGNLGLVVGTLSNSFQLVDGWSQPWNYQNRENQSQAYPGNSFGVNDETNRGSYLLFSYAGKDDHAEEVWIKNW